A region from the Sutcliffiella horikoshii genome encodes:
- a CDS encoding cell division protein FtsK: MNWLKQKMIVNQYSDMSEEENNHLDGIKRQNPFGIMVLVLGGASFAFGPEYKWIPIFTMLFCLATIGTFDRVKEDNPWPFGIGFGLSVIGLYMYLVKVYHDDYLY, from the coding sequence ATGAATTGGTTGAAACAAAAAATGATTGTAAATCAATACTCAGACATGTCAGAAGAAGAAAATAACCATTTGGACGGTATTAAGCGGCAAAACCCTTTTGGAATTATGGTTCTAGTATTAGGAGGGGCATCCTTCGCTTTTGGACCAGAATATAAATGGATTCCAATCTTTACAATGCTATTCTGTTTAGCAACCATTGGCACTTTTGACAGAGTAAAAGAAGATAATCCATGGCCATTTGGCATCGGGTTTGGGTTAAGTGTTATTGGATTATATATGTATTTAGTTAAAGTGTACCATGATGATTATCTTTATTGA